A region from the Halosolutus gelatinilyticus genome encodes:
- a CDS encoding YkgJ family cysteine cluster protein, producing the protein MSADAPRRVEVYPDREVVVEFDPDLTFECVDDCTWCCHHGVLLYDRDLLELAQRANLAETTTDFRGEKFVTREPKERGEHVAEDGHACAFLREDGLCSLHLEADWKPTRCSVFPLGVWLEGGDLHVDIRDSAHDHCEGLNVSDRSVIDHLDAFLPELLWELENPDSDREL; encoded by the coding sequence GTGAGCGCCGACGCCCCGCGCCGCGTGGAAGTCTATCCCGATCGGGAGGTCGTCGTCGAGTTCGATCCCGACCTGACCTTCGAGTGCGTCGACGACTGCACCTGGTGTTGCCACCACGGCGTGTTGCTCTACGATCGGGACTTACTCGAACTCGCCCAGCGGGCGAACCTCGCGGAGACGACGACCGACTTTCGCGGCGAGAAGTTCGTCACCCGCGAGCCGAAAGAGCGCGGGGAGCACGTCGCCGAGGACGGCCACGCTTGCGCCTTCCTGCGGGAGGACGGTCTCTGTAGCCTGCACCTCGAAGCGGACTGGAAGCCGACGCGGTGTTCGGTCTTTCCGCTCGGGGTCTGGCTCGAAGGCGGCGACCTCCACGTGGACATCCGCGACTCGGCGCACGATCACTGTGAGGGGCTGAACGTCAGCGATCGATCGGTTATCGACCACCTCGACGCCTTCCTGCCGGAACTGCTGTGGGAACTCGAAAATCCGGATTCCGATCGTGAACTCTAA
- a CDS encoding translation initiation factor eIF-1A, which produces MPNNDEVFAVVTEHLGGNHVQLRCEDGKERLGRIPGRMKYRTWIEQDDIVVAEPWDWQDEKATIEWRYTSQDADQLRREGHID; this is translated from the coding sequence ATGCCCAACAACGACGAAGTATTCGCCGTCGTTACGGAACACCTCGGCGGCAACCACGTGCAGCTTCGGTGCGAAGACGGCAAGGAACGCCTCGGTCGCATTCCCGGTCGGATGAAGTACCGAACCTGGATCGAACAGGACGACATCGTCGTCGCCGAACCCTGGGACTGGCAGGACGAGAAGGCCACGATCGAGTGGCGATACACCAGCCAGGACGCCGACCAACTCCGCCGCGAAGGCCACATCGACTGA
- a CDS encoding type 1 glutamine amidotransferase domain-containing protein gives MSESDRQPLDGTRVGIFLAPEGTEEVEFTESKRAVSDAGASVDVLGSERDEGQTVNNDLEWSESYEIDRTFDEVSADEYDALIVPGGTVGADTLRTDEDAVALLREHRSEGRPVGVICHGLWTLIEADVVEGRTLTSYPSLQTDVRNAGGEWVDEEVVVDAGLVTSRNPDDLDAFCDAIVEEFAAAE, from the coding sequence ATGAGCGAATCCGATCGACAGCCACTCGACGGGACGAGAGTGGGGATCTTCCTCGCCCCGGAAGGCACCGAAGAGGTAGAGTTCACCGAATCGAAACGGGCCGTTTCCGACGCCGGCGCGAGCGTCGACGTTCTCGGAAGCGAGCGCGACGAGGGGCAGACCGTCAACAACGACCTCGAGTGGAGCGAGTCCTACGAGATCGATCGCACGTTCGACGAGGTCTCCGCGGACGAGTACGACGCGCTGATCGTCCCCGGCGGAACGGTCGGCGCGGACACGCTCCGGACCGACGAGGACGCGGTCGCCCTCTTGCGCGAGCACCGCTCGGAGGGTAGGCCCGTCGGCGTCATCTGCCACGGCCTGTGGACGCTGATCGAGGCGGACGTCGTCGAGGGTCGAACCCTGACGTCGTACCCCAGCCTGCAGACCGACGTTCGCAACGCCGGCGGGGAGTGGGTCGACGAGGAGGTTGTCGTCGACGCCGGGCTCGTCACCAGTCGGAATCCGGACGACCTCGACGCGTTCTGCGACGCGATCGTCGAGGAGTTCGCGGCCGCGGAGTAA
- a CDS encoding SDR family NAD(P)-dependent oxidoreductase codes for MDQRTVVVTGGTRGIGRAVADAFAGEGATVVVGSRDGDAIEETVSDLEASSANGSGTVAGLRTDVRDEFDVERLVETASRTGDRGGLDVVVPAAGVYHGTPGRTPTDRESYAAFDDHWRTNARGVFATIHEALPHLNEGARVLVPTGAVARSGSPGYGSYAISKAAAEAIVRGFAADTDYAIGCLDPGQVATDLAGDSGRDPAEIAGMFVWAATDADRDAVDGEVLGLEEWKRATR; via the coding sequence ATGGATCAGCGGACAGTCGTCGTAACCGGCGGGACGCGCGGCATCGGACGGGCGGTCGCGGACGCGTTCGCGGGCGAGGGCGCGACGGTCGTCGTCGGCTCGCGGGACGGCGACGCGATCGAGGAGACCGTTTCAGATCTCGAAGCGAGCAGCGCTAACGGAAGCGGGACCGTCGCAGGCCTCCGGACCGACGTCCGCGACGAGTTCGACGTCGAACGCCTCGTCGAGACGGCCTCGCGAACCGGCGATCGCGGCGGCCTCGACGTGGTCGTCCCCGCCGCGGGCGTCTACCACGGGACGCCCGGACGGACGCCCACCGACCGAGAGTCGTACGCGGCGTTCGACGACCACTGGCGGACGAACGCGCGCGGCGTCTTCGCGACGATCCACGAGGCCCTGCCCCACCTGAACGAGGGGGCGCGCGTGCTCGTTCCGACGGGCGCGGTCGCCCGCTCGGGGAGCCCGGGCTACGGGTCGTACGCGATCTCGAAGGCCGCCGCCGAGGCGATCGTCCGAGGGTTCGCGGCCGACACCGATTACGCGATCGGCTGTCTGGACCCCGGGCAGGTCGCGACCGATCTCGCCGGCGATTCGGGCCGCGATCCCGCGGAAATCGCGGGCATGTTCGTTTGGGCGGCGACCGACGCCGATCGGGACGCCGTCGACGGCGAGGTGCTCGGCCTGGAGGAGTGGAAACGCGCGACCCGGTGA
- a CDS encoding formate/nitrite transporter family protein, which translates to MSDQEQPERVGADAAERESDGPPDQAEAVREAVERSRHGAPAVGSVVPDRFSSDEVFQRIIADADEEVTSGNRELFFSGLAAGFAITITFLLYASLYGSTDGHPILSYLLYPLGFIYIIIGGYQLYTENTLPPVALTIERLVSLPALLRHWVIVLAGNFTGGALGAIALTWGGVFDQSAEEAALSIARHGIETPWWDLFFKGAFAGLIVAGVVWVTFASRDTVSRLLVVYLAFLAIPVGNLFHVVVSFTEMVYLVLGDNLNPFVGMTEFVLPVLLGNTLGGVILVTVVNYYQTSEERLEAARFGGVERKLSISEWLFGGFVGRSYVPLVDTAERTAAAAEEGAYRVLVPIANPRTESRLVQLAATLASEREDAVIHVVHIVQVPDRPSAAGPGQRGRIVAESENLLEDVAESIADYDVETETSTVVSHRSFEDIFTTAERQHADLVVIGWDANHLWGAARAERPINELTSQLPCDFLVFKDRGMDASRILLPTAGGPDSDLSAEVARTLRTMHGSDVSLLHVVDGPDERAAGKRFLADWAADHDLENADLIVDDSGDVEGAICRAAGDHTLMLIGASERGLLSRLVTGSLHLDVITDVDCSVLLAERPSKRSLFRRLFGRR; encoded by the coding sequence ATGAGCGATCAGGAGCAGCCCGAACGCGTCGGCGCGGACGCCGCCGAGCGGGAGTCCGACGGACCGCCCGACCAGGCCGAGGCGGTCCGTGAGGCGGTCGAGCGATCGCGCCACGGCGCGCCCGCGGTCGGATCTGTCGTCCCCGATCGGTTCTCCTCCGACGAAGTCTTTCAGCGAATCATCGCGGACGCGGACGAGGAGGTGACCTCGGGAAACCGGGAGCTATTCTTCAGCGGCCTCGCCGCCGGCTTCGCGATTACGATCACGTTCCTGCTGTACGCGTCGCTGTACGGGTCGACCGACGGCCATCCGATCTTGAGTTACCTGCTGTATCCGCTCGGGTTCATCTACATCATCATCGGCGGCTACCAGCTGTACACCGAGAACACGCTCCCGCCGGTCGCCCTGACGATCGAGCGGCTGGTCAGCCTTCCCGCGCTGCTCCGTCACTGGGTCATCGTGCTCGCGGGGAACTTCACCGGCGGCGCCCTCGGCGCGATCGCGCTCACCTGGGGCGGCGTGTTTGACCAATCGGCCGAGGAGGCGGCGCTGTCGATCGCCCGGCACGGCATCGAGACGCCGTGGTGGGACCTGTTCTTTAAGGGCGCGTTCGCCGGCCTGATCGTCGCCGGCGTCGTCTGGGTCACCTTCGCCTCTCGGGATACGGTCTCCCGGCTCCTCGTCGTCTACCTCGCGTTCCTCGCGATCCCGGTCGGGAACCTCTTTCACGTCGTCGTCTCGTTCACCGAGATGGTCTATCTCGTCCTCGGTGACAACCTGAACCCGTTCGTCGGGATGACCGAGTTCGTCCTCCCCGTACTGCTCGGGAACACGCTCGGGGGAGTCATCCTCGTAACGGTCGTCAACTACTACCAGACGAGCGAGGAGCGACTCGAAGCCGCGCGCTTCGGCGGGGTCGAACGGAAACTCTCGATCAGCGAGTGGCTGTTCGGGGGGTTCGTCGGTCGCTCTTACGTCCCGCTGGTCGATACCGCCGAGCGAACCGCGGCCGCGGCCGAAGAAGGCGCCTACCGGGTGCTGGTTCCGATCGCCAACCCGCGAACCGAGTCGCGGCTCGTGCAGTTGGCGGCGACGCTCGCGAGCGAACGCGAAGACGCGGTGATCCACGTCGTCCACATCGTGCAGGTTCCCGATCGGCCGTCGGCCGCCGGCCCCGGGCAGCGCGGTCGAATCGTCGCGGAGTCCGAGAACCTGCTGGAGGACGTCGCGGAATCGATCGCCGACTACGACGTCGAGACCGAGACCTCGACGGTGGTCTCCCACCGATCGTTCGAGGACATCTTCACGACCGCCGAGCGGCAACACGCCGACCTCGTCGTCATCGGCTGGGACGCGAATCACCTGTGGGGGGCCGCTCGCGCCGAACGCCCGATCAACGAACTCACCAGTCAACTCCCCTGTGACTTCCTGGTGTTCAAGGATCGCGGCATGGACGCCTCGCGGATTCTCCTGCCGACCGCCGGGGGGCCGGATTCCGATCTGAGCGCCGAAGTCGCCCGGACCCTTCGCACGATGCACGGCTCGGACGTCTCGCTCCTGCACGTCGTCGACGGGCCCGACGAGCGCGCGGCCGGCAAACGCTTCCTCGCCGACTGGGCCGCCGATCACGACCTGGAGAACGCCGACCTCATCGTCGACGACTCGGGCGACGTCGAAGGAGCGATCTGTCGCGCGGCGGGCGACCACACGCTGATGCTGATCGGCGCGAGCGAGCGCGGGTTGCTCTCGCGACTCGTCACCGGCTCGCTGCACCTGGACGTCATCACCGACGTCGACTGTTCCGTCCTGCTCGCCGAACGCCCGAGCAAGCGCAGCCTGTTCCGACGGCTGTTCGGGCGTCGGTAG
- a CDS encoding phytoene desaturase family protein, with protein sequence MVRHVGSGMQSLAGASVVVIGAGVGGLSTACYLADAGADVRVIEKNEQLGGRASRLERDGFRFDMGPSWYLMPDVFERFFAEFDRTPTEYYGLTHLDPHYRIFFKDSAGRSSANETAGPRDGPRTHGDRVDITPDLDRTKELFEQYEAGAGEALERYLAKSRENYEVGMQHFVYEDRTRLRDYLDPDVARQARGLSLLGSMQGHVENYFDHPKLQQIMQYTLVFLGGSPTNTPALYNLMSHVDFNLGVWYPENGLAGVIDGIADLGRELGVEYNTDRPATAIKGRQGAFLVETTDGPLRSDLVVSNADYAHTEQELLPPERRGYDADYWESRTYAPSAFLLYFGVEGDVENLAHHTLVLPTDWEEHFDQIFEDPQWPDDPAYYLCVPSETDDSVAPEGHSNLFVLVPIAPGLEDTPEQRREYREQILKDIAEHTGTDLRDRIVVEETFCIEDFADRYNSFRGTALGMAHTLRQTSLFRPPHRSKAVDGLYFTGSYTTPGIGVPMCLISGELTAEKVLEDYGKPEPAIGRR encoded by the coding sequence ATGGTCCGCCACGTTGGTTCGGGTATGCAATCGCTGGCCGGAGCGTCGGTCGTGGTGATCGGCGCCGGGGTCGGCGGGCTCTCGACGGCCTGTTACCTCGCCGACGCGGGTGCCGACGTGCGGGTGATCGAGAAGAACGAACAGCTGGGCGGCCGCGCGAGTCGGCTCGAACGGGACGGGTTCCGCTTCGATATGGGCCCGTCGTGGTACCTGATGCCCGACGTCTTCGAGCGGTTCTTCGCCGAGTTCGATCGGACGCCGACCGAGTACTACGGCCTCACGCACCTCGATCCGCACTACCGGATCTTCTTCAAAGATAGCGCGGGACGGAGTTCTGCGAACGAGACGGCAGGGCCGCGAGACGGCCCGCGAACACACGGGGACAGGGTCGATATCACGCCCGACCTCGATCGGACGAAAGAACTCTTCGAGCAGTACGAAGCGGGCGCGGGCGAGGCCCTTGAGCGGTATCTCGCGAAGTCGCGGGAGAACTACGAGGTCGGGATGCAGCACTTCGTCTACGAGGACCGGACCCGACTGCGGGACTACCTCGATCCGGACGTGGCGAGGCAGGCCCGCGGTCTCTCGTTGCTCGGGTCGATGCAGGGACACGTGGAGAATTACTTCGACCACCCCAAGTTGCAGCAGATAATGCAGTATACGCTGGTCTTCCTCGGGGGCTCCCCGACGAACACGCCGGCGCTGTACAACCTGATGAGCCACGTCGACTTCAACCTCGGCGTCTGGTACCCCGAGAACGGACTGGCCGGCGTCATCGACGGCATCGCCGATCTCGGCCGCGAACTCGGCGTCGAGTACAATACGGATCGGCCGGCGACCGCGATCAAGGGCCGCCAGGGGGCGTTTCTCGTCGAGACGACGGACGGCCCGCTCCGGTCGGATCTCGTGGTCAGCAACGCCGACTACGCCCACACGGAACAGGAGCTGCTGCCGCCCGAACGCCGCGGCTACGACGCCGACTACTGGGAGTCCCGAACGTACGCCCCCTCCGCGTTCCTGCTCTACTTCGGCGTCGAGGGCGACGTCGAGAATCTGGCACACCACACGCTCGTCCTCCCGACCGACTGGGAGGAGCACTTCGATCAGATCTTCGAAGATCCGCAGTGGCCCGACGACCCGGCCTACTACCTCTGTGTCCCCTCCGAAACCGACGATTCGGTGGCGCCCGAGGGCCACAGCAACCTGTTCGTTCTGGTTCCGATCGCGCCCGGCCTCGAGGACACGCCCGAGCAGCGCCGCGAGTACCGGGAACAGATCCTCAAGGATATCGCCGAACACACCGGCACCGATCTGCGCGATCGGATCGTCGTCGAGGAGACGTTCTGCATCGAGGACTTCGCCGATCGGTACAACAGCTTCCGGGGGACCGCACTCGGCATGGCGCACACGCTCCGGCAGACCTCCCTCTTCCGGCCACCCCACCGATCGAAGGCGGTCGACGGACTCTACTTCACGGGGTCGTACACGACACCCGGAATCGGTGTGCCGATGTGTCTCATCAGCGGCGAGTTGACCGCCGAGAAGGTCCTCGAGGACTACGGGAAACCCGAACCGGCGATCGGTCGCCGGTGA